Within Cetobacterium somerae ATCC BAA-474, the genomic segment TCTATATGGAAGTGGAACTGTTGGTGGAGTTATAAACATTTCTACAAACTCCAATACCACAAAAAATAACTTCTTTATGGATCTAAATTACGGCTCATTTGACGATAGAGATTTAGGATTTGCAGGTGGATACAATGTCACAAAAGATCTATATGTAAACTATGGATTTAACTATAGTAATAGCGAAGGGTATCGAGAGGATGAGGAAAAAGAAAACAAAATCTTCTTAGGAGGGTTTGATTATAAAATAAGTGATAAACATAAAATTCGTTATCAAGGTAGAAGAGGTAATGAAAAAGATAATGGAACAAATGAAGTTAGTAAAAAAATATTAGAAATAAACAGAAGAGCTCCTGGTCTGAACTTAGATGTAGATACAAAATCTGAAAGTAATGTTTTTGATTACGAATACAGAGCTACAGATAAACTACTCTTTGGAGCATCTTTTTTCAATCAAAAACAGGAAAGAGATATATCTACAGAAAGTGTCGATGACATACTAATAGAGTTATCTTCTAGAAAATACTCTGATGTGAGATCCTATTATAATTTTTATGATGTTAAATCTCTTATGAGTGCAAAGTTTAAAGAGGAAAAAAATGGAGTTAAACTTAAGACTAAATATGAGTATGACAAAGGAGAGTTAATTTTAGGATATGACTATACAAAAGCCAATGTAAAAAGAGATTCTAATGTTACTTCTGAAATTTTAAAAACATATTATAACGAGTATGGAATGTATGTAGCTCTATCTCCAGAAGATCGAAAAGCTGTTACAAATAAAGTTAAAATCAACTTAACTAAAGAGTCCCACGGAATATATGCCTTTAATAAATATAATCTTACAAATAAACTTGATCTTACAACTGGAGTAAGAGGAGAGTATACAAAGTATACTGGAAGCAGAATTAATGGTCCTAATGAGATGCCATTAATTAATCCTAAAATTCAAACTATAGAAACTGATAGAAAAATGGAAAACTATGCTGGAGAGTTAGGACTTTTATATAAATATAGAGATACTGGAAATTTCTATACAAGATATGAAAGAGGTTTTATAACTCCTTTTCCATCTCAATTAACAGATAAAATTCATGACAAAAAATTAGCTTCTGATAAAAGTGTAGGTTTCTTTGTTCCACCTAATGTTAATGTATCCTCTATATATGTGGATAATCATTTAAAAGCTGAAACTACAAATACTATAGAGTTAGGAGTTAGAGATTATATCTATGATTCATATGCTAGTTTAACTTTCTTTGCAACAGATACAGATAATGAGATTGTATTAATTCAATCTGGAGTTACTAATCCAGCTATAAAAAGATGGCAATATAAAAACATTGGAAAAACAAGAAGACTTGGTTTAGAAGCAGAAACAGAGCAATACTTAGGGAAGTTTACCTTTAATGAGTCTTTAACTTTTATAGATGCTAAAACTCTAAA encodes:
- a CDS encoding TonB-dependent receptor gives rise to the protein MKKYLFVMCLAFCANSYSDDIGVVELQTSHITDNTRTGGSIFNVVESKNTTIITQEKIQEKKYENVEAILREAPGVIVQNTAFGPRIDMRGSGEKSLSRVKVMVDGISINPTEESMASLPINSIPVESIKKIEIIPGGGATLYGSGTVGGVINISTNSNTTKNNFFMDLNYGSFDDRDLGFAGGYNVTKDLYVNYGFNYSNSEGYREDEEKENKIFLGGFDYKISDKHKIRYQGRRGNEKDNGTNEVSKKILEINRRAPGLNLDVDTKSESNVFDYEYRATDKLLFGASFFNQKQERDISTESVDDILIELSSRKYSDVRSYYNFYDVKSLMSAKFKEEKNGVKLKTKYEYDKGELILGYDYTKANVKRDSNVTSEILKTYYNEYGMYVALSPEDRKAVTNKVKINLTKESHGIYAFNKYNLTNKLDLTTGVRGEYTKYTGSRINGPNEMPLINPKIQTIETDRKMENYAGELGLLYKYRDTGNFYTRYERGFITPFPSQLTDKIHDKKLASDKSVGFFVPPNVNVSSIYVDNHLKAETTNTIELGVRDYIYDSYASLTFFATDTDNEIVLIQSGVTNPAIKRWQYKNIGKTRRLGLEAETEQYLGKFTFNESLTFIDAKTLKGNEKAQIKKGDKVPLVPKVKLTLGTKYSLTDNLSLNGTYTYISSKEGREMSEEDKSFSYKIDGYGVLDVGVTYKLDEYSSVRAGIKNLASTKYNLRETSIEAVPAPERNYYIGLNVKF